A genomic segment from Perca flavescens isolate YP-PL-M2 chromosome 13, PFLA_1.0, whole genome shotgun sequence encodes:
- the zmat2 gene encoding zinc finger matrin-type protein 2, whose protein sequence is MASGSGSNKNDFRRKWDKDEYENLAQKRLAEERDKERRDGKTAPPVKRDLLRHRDYKVDLESKLGKTIVITKTTPQAEMGGYYCNVCDCVVKDSINFLDHINGKKHQRNLGMSMRVERSSLDQVKKRFEVNKKKMEEKQKEYHFEERIKELREEEEKAKAYKKEKQKERKRRAEEDVDFEEDDEMAAVMGFSGFGSVKKTY, encoded by the exons ATGGCGTCCGGCAGTGGG TCCAATAAGAATGACTTCCGTCGGAAGTGGGACAAAGACGAGTATGAAAACCTCGCTCAGAAACGACTGGCTgaggagagagacaaagagaggagagatg ggAAAACTGCTCCGCCGGTCAAGCGGGACCTCCTGCGCCACAGAGACTATAAAGTGGATCTTGAGTCCAAACTGGGGAAGACCATCGTCATCACAAAGACCACTCCTCAGGCTGAGATGGGCGG tTACTACTGTAACGTCTGTGACTGCGTCGTGAAAGACTCCATCAACTTCCtggatcacattaatggcaaaaaAC atcAGAGGAATCTGGGGATGTCGATGCGAGTCGAGCGCTCGTCTTTGGATCAGGTGAAGAAACGTTTCGAGGTGAACAagaagaagatggaggagaAGCAGAAGGAGTACCACTTTGAGGAGCGCATAAAGGAGCTGCGTGAGGAG GAGGAGAAGGCAAAGGCCTACAAGAAGGAGAAGCAGAAGGAGAGGAAACGGCGGGCAGAGGAGGACGTGGACTTTGAGGAGGACGACGAAATGGCGGCTGTGATGGGTTTCTCTGGCTTTGGCTCGGTTAAGAAGACTTACTGA